A part of Oncorhynchus clarkii lewisi isolate Uvic-CL-2024 chromosome 17, UVic_Ocla_1.0, whole genome shotgun sequence genomic DNA contains:
- the LOC139370639 gene encoding transcription factor SPT20 homolog translates to MLQTELVQMPILQKQPTAIPQQAWYPAQNPQQQKQLATMLQKPTAPMPQPQKQQATMPLQVWHPAQMPQQQKQPATEPKQQIEQTAMPQPLAELWHPDQFLQKQKQPVPMHLPQNELTAIPRQLWQTAQMPQQHKQPAAMLQQVWHLAQKQPVPMPQQPHNVWYPAKMVQKQQHYKSTEDGASSSTQASIVEQSGAIPIYSYSSKSHYENGRTVFSQTRYTPREAMPVDSGNAPKDSYVGIAAPSVNPSLVKDSAR, encoded by the exons ATGCTGCAGACGGAACTGGTCCAAATGCCTATACTGCAGAAACAACCAACAGCTATACCCCAGCAAGCATGGTATCCAGCTCAAAATCCCCAGCAGCAGAAACAACTGGCCACCATGCTGCAGAAGCCAACAGCCCCAATGCCTCAACCGCAGAAGCAACAGGCCACCATGCCCCTGCAAGTatggcatccagctcaaatgcctCAGCAGCAAAAGCAACCAGCTACTGAACCTAAGCAGCAAATTGAACAGACCGCCATGCCCCAGCCACTTGCTGAATTGTGGCATCCAGATCAATTTCTCCAGAAGCAGAAGCAACCAGTCCCTATGCATCTACCGCAGAATGAACTGACTGCCATACCCCGACAACTGTGGCAAACGGCTCAAATGCCCCAGCAGCATAAGCAACCAGCTGCCATGCTTCAGCAAGTGTGGCATCTGGCACAGAAGCAACCGGTCCCTATGCCCCAGCAGCCTCACAACGTGTGGTATCCAGCTAAAATGGTCCAGAAGCAACAA CACTACAAAAGCACTGAAGATGGTGCCTCTAGTAGCACACAGGCCAGCATCGTTGAACAGTCAGGTGCCATCCCAATCTATTCCTACAGTTCCAAATCGCACTACGAGAATGGCAGAACTGTCTTCTCCCAAACCCGCTACACTCCTAGGGAGGCTATGCCTGTTGACAGTGGAAATGCTCCCAAGGACAGTTATGTTGGTATTGCTGCACCAAGCGTAAATCCATCACTAGTGAAGGATTCTGCAAGGTAA